TGATCCTCTTCGCTGACAGCTCTGCGCAAAATCTGACGCACCTCTTCCTCTATACTCCAGCCATGTCGGGCAGCACGCAATTCTAGCATGCGATTTTCATCATCATCGATATTGCATACAATAACTTGAGTCATGAAATACCTCCAAAATTAATGAGACATCCTAACGGGAGAAAGGTAAAATTAAAGTTTGAAAAAAAGGCTTTTCGGGTTTCTTTACTGAGATGCTCTTTTTTACTACAACACTCATTTTTGTTTGTTGAGTTAACTATTTCCACTCTATTTCATTGCAACCAGGAGGGTTTTTACTGGTAATCCCCCTGGTTGTTTTGTTGACGCATAACCCCTGGGTTAACTGATTAGAGTGAAAGCTCCCTCATGATGGTCTCCATATCCTTGTCGCCGCGCCCCGAAAGGTTGACCACAAGGATGGCCTCCTTTTGCATGGATGGAGCCCTTGTAATGGCGTAATGTATGGCGTGGGCCGATTCCAGCGCACAAA
The DNA window shown above is from Pelodictyon phaeoclathratiforme BU-1 and carries:
- a CDS encoding FitA-like ribbon-helix-helix domain-containing protein, with product MTQVIVCNIDDDENRMLELRAARHGWSIEEEVRQILRRAVSEEDQAQRKTGSRIAARFTEAGLTEPLNEFRRNIIKPIDFGS